The nucleotide sequence GCAAGACCACCTTCCTCCGCATGCTCTGCGGCCTGTTGCGCCCGGACGCGGGAAGCGGCACCTGCCTCGGATTCGACATCGTCGCCGAAGCCGACCGCATCCGTCCGCACATCGGTTACATGGCGCAACGTTTCTCTCTCTACGAGGACCTCAGCGTCCGCGAAAACCTCGACTTCATGGCCCGCATCTACGGCATCGCCGACCGCAAAGCCAGAGTCGGCGAAACCATGGAACACATGGGCCTCGCCCGTTTTGCCGGCCAGCTCGCCGGCACTCTGTCGGGCGGCTGGAAGCAGCGACTGGCCCTGGCCGCCTGCCTGCTGCACGAGCCCCGCTTGCTGTTGCTCGACGAACCGACCGCCGGGGTCGACCCCAAGGCCCGGCGCGACTTCTGGGACGACGTTTACGCCCTCTCCGCCCGCGGCATTACTGCCCTGATCAGTACCCACTATATGGATGAGGCCGAACGCTGCCACCGCCTCGCCTATCTCGCCTACGGCGACCTCCTCGCCGCCGGCACCGCGGAGGAGATCATCGCCGACGTGGGCCTTTCCACCTGGGCGGTCTCGGGCCGCCGGATGCACGAACTGGCGGAGGAGCTCAGGGCGCTTGCCGGGGTGGAGCAGGTCGTCCCCTTCGGCAACACCCTGCATGTGTCAGGCCGCGACGCCGGGCGGCTGGAGGCGAGCCTCACCCCCTTCATGGGCGGTGCGTACCGCTGGGAGCGGATGGCCTCCGGACTGGAGGAGGTCTTCATCCACCTCATGCGCCGGTCGGAAGGGGGTGACTGATGGCCGGCCGCATCTTCTCCCTGCACCGTTTCGCCGCTGTCATCGGCAAGGAGTTCGTGCAGATGCGCCGCGACCGGCTGACGTTCGCCATGATGATCGGCATCCCGATCGCCCAGATGATCCTTTTCGGCTTCGCCATCAACTCCGACCCGAAAAATCTCCCCACCGCCGTCCAGCTCGCCGACCATGGCCCCTACGCCCGCACTGTGGTGGCCGCCATGCAAAACAGCGCCTACTTCAGGGTGGTGCGCACTGCGGCAAGCGAGGCCGAGGCGGACCGCCTGCTGGCAACCGGCAAAGTACAGTTCGTCCTCTCCGTCCCCGAGGACTTCTCCCGCCGCCTGCTGCGCGGCGAGGGGCCGACGCTGCTGCTTACCGCCGACGCCACCGATCCGGCAGCGACCAGCAACGCCGTCGGCGCCTTCCGGCAGCTGGCCGAGGCAGCCCTGGAGCGTGACCTGCAGGGAGGGGCGGAGCACCTGCTGCGCGCCGGGCCGCCCGTGGAGGTAATCGTTCACCCTCGCTACAACCCCGAAGGGGTCACCCGCTACAACATCGTCCCGGGGCTGATCGGCGTGGTGCTGACCATGACCCTGGTGATCATCACCGGCCTCGCCGTCACCCGCGAGCGGGAGCGCGGCACCATGGAGAACCTCCTCTCCACGCCGGTCAAACCGGCGGAGGTGATGATGGGGAAGATTGTCCCTTACATCCTGGTCGGCTACGTCCAACTCGGCATCATCCTCGGCGCCGCCCGCTTCCTCTTCGAGGTGCCGATGACCGGCAGCATCCCGCTGCTGTTGGCGCTGTCGCTGGTCTTTATCGCCGCCAACCTCGGGGTGGGACTCACCTTTTCGACCCTGGCCCGCAACCAGCTGCAGGCGATGCAGATGTCGTTCTTTTTCTTTCTCCCCTCGATGCTCCTCTCCGGCTTCATGTTCCCCTTCCGCGGCATGCCGGAATGGGCACAGATGCTCGGCGAGGTGCTGCCACTCACCCACTTCCTGCGCATTGTCCGCGGCATCCTGCTCAAGGGGAACGGCCTGGCGCAGATCCTGCCGGAGCTGTGGCCGATCGCCCTTTTTCTCGCCGTGGTGCTCACCATCGGCCTCAAGCGCTACCGGCGGACACTGGATTGAGACCGCTCAGGACTTGGATTTCCCGGGATGGAGTCAGAGATGAAAGCGGTGATTATCGACAGGTACGGCGGCAATGAGGTGGTCGAGGTCAGGGAGGCACCGCTGCCGACGCCGGGACCGGAGGATGTGCTGATCAGGGTCCGCGCGGCATCGGTCAACCCGGTGGACTGGAAGATCCGCAGCGGCATGTTGAAGGTCTTGACCGGCCGGTCTTTCCCGAAGATCCTCGGCTGCGAATGCGCGGGGGAGGTGGCCGAAACCGGTGCCGGCGTGAAGCGTTTCCAAAAGGGGGACCAAGTCATCGGCTATCCGGGGATTAAACGCCTGGCCGCATTTGCGGAGTACGTCTGCGTCCAGGAACGGTACACCTTTCCCCAGCCGGAAAACATCACTTGCGAGCAGGCTGCCACCCTCCCCATTGCCGGGCTCACCGCCCTGCAGGCGCTCCGTCACCTGGGCCCCATTCCTGCCGGGCACGAGGTTCTGATCAACGGGGCCGCGGGGGGCGTCGGCACCTTTGCCGTCCAGATCGCCAGAATCGCCGGTACCAGGGTCACTGCCGTCTGCAGCGCCGCCAACGCCGATCTGGTGCGGAACCTCGGCGCCGAGCAGGTAATCGATTACAGCCGGGAGGATTTCACGCAGGGCACCCATTGCTACGACTTCATCTTCGATGCCGTTTCGAAACGGTCCTTTGCCGAGTGCAAGCGCGTTCTCGCTCCGCATGGGCTCTATGTCACCACTCTCCCCACCCCTTCGGTTCTCCTCAACCAGTACCTGACCGGCCTTCTGCGCCGCAAGAGAGCCCTGGCCATCATGGTCAGACCCAACGCCGAGGACATGGCGTGGCTGACGGGCCAGATCACGGCCGGCCGGCTCAGGGTCGTCCTTGACCGGGTCTATCCCCTGGAGGAGGCCAGAGAGGCCCTCGCCTACAGCGAGACGGGAAGGGCGAGAGGAAAAGTCGTGCTGCGGGTCGGTCGGGGATGACCAAAGCGGACAGAATCCTCCCTTCTCCCGGTATCATCAGCCCTTCGGCCCCCGCGGGCGACGCGGGCTAGCGAGGCATCGCGACCCAGGTCGGGGTCCCATCCTCCCATTTGTTGTGGGTCAGCCGCACCACCAGCCCGTCGGCCAGGCGCACCGCATAGAGTTCGCCGTAAGGCTGCGGGTTGAAGACCGGCAGGAGCGGTTCCTCATCGTTCAGCCCGCCGCGCTGCGAGGAGAACACCAGCCAGCGGCCGTCGGGCGAGAACGCCGGGTGGGTGTCGAAGCCGGGGCTGTGAGTTATCCGTCGCAGCTCGCCGGGTTTTCCCTCTGGCCCCAGATCGAGGAGGTAGATTTCGTGGTCCCCCTCCCGGTTGGAGGTGAAGGCGACCTGCTTGCCATCGGGGGAGAAGGCCGGCATGGTGTCGGTGGCTTCGTGGCGGGTCAGCCGCCGCAGGTTGGTCCCGTCGGCGTTCATCAGGTAGAGCTCATGGTTGCCGTCGCGGCCGCTGCGAAAGACGATCTGCCGGCCGTCCGGCGAGAAATGCGGAAAACCGTTGTTGGCGGCCACGCCGCCGGTCAGGTTCACCGCCTGGCTGCCGTCGGGGCGCAGCTTCCAGATATCGACGGTTGTCGAGGGTTTGGCGAAGGTCGGCCCCACGGCACAGACGATCCATTTCCCGTCCTGCGACCAGTGCGGCCGCCAGACCGGCTCGCGGGGCGGGTCGAACACCGTCTGCTGCCCGCTGCCGTCGAGGAGGGAGAGGATGAGGCGCTCGAAGTGCTCGCTGAACACCAGTCGCGCCCCCGTGGGGTCGAAGGCGGGAAAGGCGCCGCGGATAGCCCAGAGCTCCAGCAGGCGGTCGGGCAGCTGCACCTGCAGCCGGTTGTCGGCCAGGAACGGCCCGGGAACGGGAGACCCCAGCGACGGCACCGGCTCGACCTCGCCGCTGCCGTGGCAGAGCAGGCGGCCGGACCCGGGATCGAAGGCCGGCGCCCAGTACTCGCGCTGTCGGTCGCTTTCGTAGCGCCGGTCCGAACCGTCGGCCGCCACCGAAACGATCAGCCATCGCCCGTCCTGCCGGGCGGCAAACGCCAGGCGCCCCTCGGGCGAGACGGCCGGGGAGAGGGCAGGCCCGGTAGCGACCTGCTGCTGCCCGAAGCCGTCGGCCCGCATCCGGTAGATGCCGGCTCCGGCCTCCCGCTGCGAGTAGAAAAAGATCGACTCCCCGTCCCGGGACCAGGCGGGAGAGCCGTCCCAGCCTTCGGCATGGGTCAGTCTTCGGATTTCCGAACCGTCGGCCCGCATCAGGTAGAGCTCGCTCATCCGGTAGCCGTCGCGGTCGCTGGCGAAGGCAATCTGCCGGCCGTCGGGGGAGAAGGCCGGGTTGAAATCGCCCCCCGGGTGCCGGGTCAGGTTCACCGCCGGCGCCGACACCTCCGGTCCCTCGGGCCGAAAAGGCATCAGGTAGATATCGGCGTTGCCGTCGCGGGTGCCGACGAAGGCCAGCCACTGGCCATCGGGGGAAAAGGCCGGGGCATCCTCCATGGCCTCGCTGTCGGTCAACAGTCTGGGCGGGCTGCCGGGGTTCCGCAGGTCCAGAGCGAACAGGTCGGGGTGGCCCCGCCGCTCGGAGCAGAAGACGACCCACCGGCCGTCGGGAGAGAAGACCGGATTGTAGTCCGGGGCCGGGTGGCTGGTCAGCCGCCGCGGCGGCTGGCCGGGGGTTTCGAAGAGATACAGATCGGTGTTAGCCGGACGGAAGGTGGTATGGACGATGCGCTCCCGGAGCGGCTCGGCCGCCTGCCCGGCCGGCACCGCGGCCATCAGCAGCGCGAAGATGAATCCGCAGATTTTGATCGTTCGCCGGCGCCCGGCGAAATACGGACGTTTCATCAGGGCCTCCCTCTGCTCCCGGGAAAACATCAAGGTTTCCCGGGAAAAAGCAGTTCTCGGAGCGAGGGGCCTTCTACGTCCAGTATAGCGCTGCCCGGAGGGGGGTGGTGAGGGGGAAGTTTTCCGGAAAATAGCGGGCGGGGTGGTGTGCCCCGCCTGCTGCCGGAGGTTGCCGTTAGTTGACCTTGACTTCCGCCATCGGCTTGCCGCAGACGCAGTTGCCCGGGTTCTGGCTGATCGAGCCGCAGTCGCAGGTGGGCCCGCAGGCGCAGGCGAACTTGCCGACGGTTTTGAAAGTCCGTTCGGCGGCGGCGATTTTGATGACGGCGGTTCCTGCGCCGACCTTCGTCACCGTCCCCTGGACCATCTCCTTGCCACAGGTGCAGTTGCCCGGCTTGCGGGCCATGCTGTCGCAGGGACATTTCTCGCCGCAGTTGCAGACGAAGAGCTGATCGCCGACCTTGAGCTCCATCTTGCTGGGTTCGGCGGCGACGACGGCAAAAGCCAGAGCCAGAACCAGCGCCAGGGCCACTGTAACCACTTTCTTCATGACCATTCTCCTTTGCGTGCGGGTTGGATAAAATTAACAGTGACCATGTTATAACGTTTTTTGCCTTTTGCAAGGGAGCGTCTATCCATGATTTGGCTGTCGAGTCCCGTTTGTGGTAAGATAATTACGGGTTGAAAGAGTTCTTTGAAAATCGGGGATGTGGGTCTTTCTCTTGAAAAGCCGTGGATGGGGTACTCCCGATGAAAAGGGTGTTCTCATCCTGGGCAAGTTGACGGTCGTGGTGTTCCGCTTGACAGCGGGACCAAGGGGAGTCTCTCCTGCCACCGCCGGACAAACGGGGGAAAGCAGCCCGCATCTCTGATGAGATACGGATGCAATGCGGTATGACGCCGGAAGCCTCGGCTTCTCGATCGTCGACCGGATTTCAAAGGTTTTTCTTCCGACCGACAGCAAGCAGGAGTCCTTCGGAGAAAACCGGAGAATTCCTGTCTGACGAAGTGGCGTCAGGTTCACCGTGATTGCGTCCGCATCTCGATTTTCCCGACCCCGGCCGTAAGGCCGGGGTTTTGATTTTCCGGCTCACCTCCCGACGCCAGTCGCCCCCTTGCAGAAGGCGGCCAGCAGTTGCCAGGTGTAATCGAAGTCGCTCAGCCGGCAGGTGCTGAACGGCGAGTGGATGTAGCGGCACGGCACCGAAACGACCCCGGTGAGCACGCCGCCACGCGACTGGTGGATGGCTCCCGCATCGGTCGAGCCGTACGAGGGGGTTTTGATCTGGTAGGGGATCCCTTCGCGCTCGGCAGTGCGCTCCAGCGCCTGCACCATGGTGCGCGGCGCGATGAAGCTGTTGTCGGCGACGGTGATGGCCGGCCCCTGCCCCTGACTGGACGGCCGGCGCGTCGGCGGCACGCCGGGCATGTCGGCGGCAGCGGTCCCTTCCAGCGCAATCGCCATGTCGGGTTCGATCTGATACGAAGCTGTGCGCGCCCCGATCAGTCCGCGCTCCTCGGCGACGACGAAGGCGGCGACAACGGTCGCCTCCAGATCGACGCCCTGCAGCGCTTCGAGCGTCCGGACGATGACCGCGCACCCGGCCCGGTCATCGAGCGCCTTGGCCGCCAGCGTCTCCCGGCCGAGGCGACGGCAGGGGTAGTGCAGGACCATCGGATCGCCGATGGAGATGCCCATCTCCTCGCGCACCTCCTGCCGGCTCGTCGCCCCGACGTCGAGAAACAGCTCCTCCAGCGGGATGACCTTCTCGCGGTCGGCCGGCTTGAGGATGTGCGGCGGCTGGGTGCCGACGACCCCTTCGATGCGGCGGCCGGCGCGGTTCACGATCGTCAGC is from Desulfuromonadales bacterium and encodes:
- a CDS encoding ABC transporter permease, with amino-acid sequence MAGRIFSLHRFAAVIGKEFVQMRRDRLTFAMMIGIPIAQMILFGFAINSDPKNLPTAVQLADHGPYARTVVAAMQNSAYFRVVRTAASEAEADRLLATGKVQFVLSVPEDFSRRLLRGEGPTLLLTADATDPAATSNAVGAFRQLAEAALERDLQGGAEHLLRAGPPVEVIVHPRYNPEGVTRYNIVPGLIGVVLTMTLVIITGLAVTRERERGTMENLLSTPVKPAEVMMGKIVPYILVGYVQLGIILGAARFLFEVPMTGSIPLLLALSLVFIAANLGVGLTFSTLARNQLQAMQMSFFFFLPSMLLSGFMFPFRGMPEWAQMLGEVLPLTHFLRIVRGILLKGNGLAQILPELWPIALFLAVVLTIGLKRYRRTLD
- a CDS encoding M42 family metallopeptidase; translation: MDSYTLLERLCNSPGVSGFEAPVREAIAELVEPFVDELRVDTLGNLIALRRGRSGFKLLLDAHMDEVGFLVQHIDEQGFISLAPIGGWDQRLLPSHLLTIVNRAGRRIEGVVGTQPPHILKPADREKVIPLEELFLDVGATSRQEVREEMGISIGDPMVLHYPCRRLGRETLAAKALDDRAGCAVIVRTLEALQGVDLEATVVAAFVVAEERGLIGARTASYQIEPDMAIALEGTAAADMPGVPPTRRPSSQGQGPAITVADNSFIAPRTMVQALERTAEREGIPYQIKTPSYGSTDAGAIHQSRGGVLTGVVSVPCRYIHSPFSTCRLSDFDYTWQLLAAFCKGATGVGR
- a CDS encoding ABC transporter ATP-binding protein, producing the protein MTEDSPAIEVEGLTKAFGEKVAVNGLSLRIERGEIYGFLGPNGSGKTTFLRMLCGLLRPDAGSGTCLGFDIVAEADRIRPHIGYMAQRFSLYEDLSVRENLDFMARIYGIADRKARVGETMEHMGLARFAGQLAGTLSGGWKQRLALAACLLHEPRLLLLDEPTAGVDPKARRDFWDDVYALSARGITALISTHYMDEAERCHRLAYLAYGDLLAAGTAEEIIADVGLSTWAVSGRRMHELAEELRALAGVEQVVPFGNTLHVSGRDAGRLEASLTPFMGGAYRWERMASGLEEVFIHLMRRSEGGD
- a CDS encoding NAD(P)-dependent alcohol dehydrogenase; its protein translation is MKAVIIDRYGGNEVVEVREAPLPTPGPEDVLIRVRAASVNPVDWKIRSGMLKVLTGRSFPKILGCECAGEVAETGAGVKRFQKGDQVIGYPGIKRLAAFAEYVCVQERYTFPQPENITCEQAATLPIAGLTALQALRHLGPIPAGHEVLINGAAGGVGTFAVQIARIAGTRVTAVCSAANADLVRNLGAEQVIDYSREDFTQGTHCYDFIFDAVSKRSFAECKRVLAPHGLYVTTLPTPSVLLNQYLTGLLRRKRALAIMVRPNAEDMAWLTGQITAGRLRVVLDRVYPLEEAREALAYSETGRARGKVVLRVGRG